From Myxococcales bacterium, the proteins below share one genomic window:
- a CDS encoding HlyD family efflux transporter periplasmic adaptor subunit, producing the protein MEKKKKSRWVSRAVTAAVVLALASLLVYAWMPKPLVVESAEVVLGPLRVTVDEDGRTRVKDRYVVGAPLGGRLSRIELRAGDPVTTKTVLARILPAETPLADPRSSAIADARVASANAGVLQSRSAIDRAKISLDSAEADLARAKDLVASKTVPPIELERAELLVRARKQELASTKFGADIAVHELTSARAAADRGKRTKSDDVFDVTSPTAGVILKVLQASEGVVGPGTPLVEVGDPDALEIAIDVLTIDALHIKPGARVTIERWGGDYPLAAHIRRIEPSAFVKMSALGVEESRVNAIVDLDEPIDRWRGLGDGFRVEARILVWDEANVLTVPDGALFRIGDDFGVFVVEGGKVHQRKVKLGRRNGTMAQVLSGLTRGERVVVHPTDKVVEGVRVVF; encoded by the coding sequence ATGGAAAAGAAGAAGAAGAGCCGTTGGGTGTCCCGTGCCGTGACCGCCGCGGTGGTGCTCGCGCTCGCCTCCCTCCTCGTGTACGCGTGGATGCCGAAGCCCCTCGTGGTCGAGAGCGCCGAGGTGGTCCTCGGCCCGCTCCGCGTGACCGTCGACGAGGACGGTCGCACCCGCGTGAAGGACCGGTACGTCGTCGGCGCGCCGCTCGGCGGGCGCCTCTCGCGCATCGAGCTCCGCGCGGGAGATCCCGTGACCACGAAGACGGTGCTGGCTCGGATCCTCCCCGCCGAGACGCCGCTCGCCGACCCACGCTCGTCGGCCATCGCGGACGCGCGGGTCGCCTCGGCGAACGCGGGGGTGCTCCAGTCGCGCTCGGCGATCGATCGCGCCAAGATCTCGCTCGATTCGGCCGAGGCCGACCTCGCCCGCGCCAAGGACCTCGTCGCCTCCAAGACCGTCCCGCCCATCGAGCTCGAGCGGGCCGAGCTGCTCGTCCGCGCGCGAAAGCAGGAGCTCGCCTCGACGAAGTTCGGCGCCGACATCGCGGTCCACGAGCTGACGAGCGCCCGGGCCGCGGCGGATCGAGGCAAACGCACGAAGAGCGACGACGTGTTCGACGTCACCTCGCCCACGGCCGGCGTGATCCTCAAGGTGCTCCAGGCGAGCGAAGGCGTCGTCGGTCCGGGGACGCCCCTCGTCGAGGTGGGAGATCCCGACGCCCTCGAGATCGCCATCGACGTGCTCACGATCGACGCGCTCCACATCAAGCCCGGCGCGCGTGTCACCATCGAGCGCTGGGGTGGCGACTACCCCCTCGCCGCCCACATTCGGCGCATCGAGCCCTCGGCGTTCGTGAAGATGTCGGCCCTCGGCGTCGAGGAGTCGCGCGTGAACGCCATCGTCGATCTCGACGAGCCCATCGACAGGTGGCGCGGCCTCGGCGACGGGTTCCGTGTCGAGGCTCGCATCCTCGTGTGGGACGAAGCGAACGTGCTTACCGTCCCCGACGGGGCCCTCTTCCGCATCGGCGACGACTTCGGCGTCTTCGTCGTCGAGGGCGGCAAGGTGCACCAGCGCAAGGTCAAGCTCGGGCGCCGCAACGGCACGATGGCGCAGGTGCTCTCGGGCCTCACGCGCGGCGAGCGTGTCGTCGTCCACCCGACCGACAAGGTGGTCGAAGGTGTGCGCGTCGTGTTCTGA